A window of the Juglans microcarpa x Juglans regia isolate MS1-56 chromosome 5D, Jm3101_v1.0, whole genome shotgun sequence genome harbors these coding sequences:
- the LOC121265043 gene encoding transcription factor AS1: MKERQRWRAEEDALLRSYVKQYGPREWNLVSQRMDTPLNRDAKSCLERWKNYLKPGIKKGSLTEEEQRLVIRLQAKHGNKWKKIAAEVPGRTAKRLGKWWEVFKEKQQREQKENNKAVEPIEDSKYNRILETFAEKLVKERAAPAYLMATSNGSFLHTDPPAPAPALLPPWLSNSNGTSTVRSPSPSVTLSLSPSTVAAPPPIPWLQPDRGPDSTLVFSNLPPQASVPVCGESMLISELTDCCRDLEEGHRAWAAHKKEAAWRLRRVELQLESEKACRRREKMEEIEAKVKALREEQKVAMDRIEAEYREQLAGLRRDAEAKEQKLAEQWAAKHLRLSKFLEQMGCRPRLAEPNGR, translated from the coding sequence ATGAAGGAGAGACAGCGTTGGAGAGCTGAAGAGGACGCTTTGTTACGTTCCTATGTCAAACAATATGGCCCTAGGGAGTGGAATCTTGTGTCACAGCGCATGGACACACCCTTAAACAGGGATGCCAAATCCTGCTTAGAAAGGTGGAAGAACTACCTCAAACCTGGAATAAAGAAGGGATCCCTCACTGAGGAGGAGCAGCGTCTTGTTATCCGTCTTCAAGCAAAACATGGCAACAAATGGAAGAAAATTGCAGCTGAAGTCCCGGGTCGTACTGCTAAGAGACTAGGCAAGTGGTGGGAAGTGTTTAAAGAGAAGCAGCAGAGAGAGCAAAAGGAGAACAATAAGGCAgttgaacccattgaggacagCAAATACAATAGGATCCTGGAGACTTTTGCAGAAAAGTTAGTGAAAGAGCGTGCTGCCCCAGCATATCTCATGGCCACTTCCAATGGCAGTTTTCTACATACTGACCCACCTGCTCCTGCACCAGCATTGTTACCTCCATGGCTTTCTAATTCCAATGGCACCTCCACAGTCAGGTCACCTTCCCCTTCTGTAACCCTCAGCCTCTCTCCCTCAACAGTTGCTGCCCCTCCACCGATCCCATGGTTGCAGCCTGATAGAGGACCGGATAGCACTCTCGTTTTCTCGAATTTGCCGCCTCAAGCGTCGGTCCCTGTTTGTGGAGAGAGCATGTTGATATCAGAATTAACAGACTGTTGCAGAGATTTGGAAGAAGGACACCGTGCTTGGGCAGCACATAAGAAGGAAGCAGCTTGGAGGTTAAGAAGGGTAGAGCTGCAACTGGAATCAGAGAAAGCATGCCGGAGGAGGGAAAAGATGGAAGAGATCGAGGCAAAGGTGAAGGCTCTCAGGGAAGAGCAGAAGGTTGCTATGGATAGAATTGAAGCAGAATACCGGGAACAATTAGCCGGACTGAGGAGGGATGCAGAAGCCAAGGAGCAGAAGTTGGCTGAACAATGGGCTGCAAAGCACTTGCGTCTTTCCAAATTTCTTGAGCAGATGGGCTGCAGACCAAGGCTTGCAGAGCCTAATGGCCGATGA